The Acidobacteriota bacterium genome window below encodes:
- a CDS encoding serine hydrolase, whose product MRIAHVQALLVDLVARFRDETGLTGLATAVMIDGQFAGAAVSGERRRGSGIPVTVDDRWHVGSITKSMTATLLAVLEDDGQLSLDDTLPALLPDIALADGWCGCTLHHLLTHIAGAPANFPIKVQSVWPDTAEKLVAARHRFIADVLAKEPKYPCGERFAYSNVGYTIAGHIAETVVGNPYEVLLQHRVLAPLMLASAGFGPPQGDVPNQQPVGHAVWLRWFRSPKDPFVTRADNSPVMAPAGSVHMTIGDLARYGTVHLEGVSGTSVGLLPQSTWERLHTPILDKYACGWVRYERDSASEPVTWHNGSNTFWYALLMVLPSSNTVLAFASNDGAGQAAETAFLALARELTGLAVGS is encoded by the coding sequence ATGAGAATCGCACACGTGCAGGCACTTCTTGTCGACCTTGTGGCGCGGTTCCGGGACGAAACTGGGCTCACAGGGCTGGCCACTGCCGTAATGATCGACGGGCAGTTTGCCGGGGCGGCAGTTAGCGGCGAGCGACGGCGGGGTTCCGGCATCCCGGTGACCGTCGACGACCGCTGGCACGTCGGCTCGATCACCAAGTCCATGACGGCCACACTGCTCGCCGTGCTCGAAGACGACGGGCAGTTGTCCCTGGACGACACGTTGCCGGCACTGTTGCCCGATATCGCACTAGCAGATGGCTGGTGTGGTTGTACGCTGCACCACCTGCTGACACACATAGCGGGCGCGCCCGCGAACTTTCCAATCAAGGTGCAAAGCGTTTGGCCTGACACCGCCGAAAAATTGGTTGCAGCGCGGCACCGCTTCATCGCGGATGTTCTTGCCAAGGAACCCAAGTACCCCTGCGGTGAACGCTTCGCGTACTCCAACGTCGGCTACACCATCGCCGGGCATATTGCTGAGACGGTTGTCGGCAATCCGTACGAAGTCCTGCTGCAGCACCGCGTGTTGGCTCCTCTGATGCTCGCAAGCGCCGGTTTCGGTCCGCCGCAGGGCGACGTGCCGAATCAACAGCCGGTCGGGCACGCTGTCTGGTTGCGCTGGTTCCGGTCGCCCAAGGATCCCTTTGTGACGCGTGCCGACAACTCACCAGTGATGGCCCCAGCGGGCAGCGTTCACATGACGATCGGTGATTTGGCTCGCTACGGAACAGTCCATCTTGAGGGAGTGTCCGGAACCTCGGTGGGCTTGCTGCCGCAGTCGACATGGGAGCGGTTGCATACCCCAATCCTAGACAAATACGCGTGCGGGTGGGTTCGCTACGAGCGCGACTCTGCCAGCGAGCCCGTAACCTGGCACAACGGCAGCAACACCTTTTGGTACGCGCTGTTAATGGTCCTGCCGAGCAGTAACACAGTGCTGGCGTTCGCGAGCAACGACGGCGCGGGACAGGCAGCTGAGACCGCATTCCTAGCTCTGGCGCGGGAGCTGACCGGGCTGGCCGTGGGATCCTGA
- a CDS encoding alpha/beta hydrolase, whose amino-acid sequence MTRSRVKYVGLIATVSLLVALLLSAVVYSWTITPHGRLDLLFAVGLKLAGSLPFPGTRPIEEERAEFRNMMRQWRGDPKPLPRVEDRQVPGPNHGIPIRVYSPGSADGQPILVFYHGGGFRLGDLDSYDSICRDLAARSGAIVVSVAYRLAPEYVYPAALDDSYAALEWVHSHAADIGGDPTRIAVGGDSAGGNLAAAVSIKARDLAGPPIAFQLLIYPVLDFAEMETESHQLFAEGYVIGGAAHEFTRDVYLPNPPDRRSPFASPLLADDLTGLPPALVITAEFDPLRDEGELYARKLADAGVQARATRYRGVPHAFLFVHPALSRKSDRARDEAVAALRSALD is encoded by the coding sequence CGGAAGACTCGACCTCCTGTTCGCGGTGGGACTCAAACTGGCTGGATCGCTGCCCTTCCCCGGCACCAGGCCGATAGAGGAAGAGCGGGCGGAGTTTCGAAACATGATGCGGCAATGGCGGGGTGACCCGAAGCCGCTTCCCAGGGTCGAAGACCGCCAGGTCCCCGGACCGAACCATGGGATACCGATTCGTGTCTACTCACCTGGGAGCGCAGACGGGCAACCGATACTCGTTTTCTACCACGGGGGTGGCTTTCGGCTCGGCGACCTGGACTCCTATGATTCGATCTGCAGAGACCTGGCCGCTCGCTCCGGCGCCATCGTTGTCTCGGTCGCCTACCGGCTGGCACCCGAGTACGTCTATCCGGCGGCGTTGGACGACAGTTACGCCGCGCTCGAATGGGTGCACTCGCACGCGGCCGACATTGGCGGCGACCCAACGCGTATCGCAGTGGGAGGCGACAGCGCCGGGGGAAACCTGGCGGCTGCCGTATCGATCAAGGCACGCGACCTGGCCGGGCCTCCGATCGCCTTTCAGTTGCTGATCTACCCGGTATTGGACTTCGCGGAGATGGAGACGGAATCCCACCAATTGTTCGCAGAGGGCTACGTCATTGGTGGGGCAGCGCACGAGTTCACACGAGACGTCTATTTGCCGAATCCGCCCGACCGCCGGAGTCCATTCGCCTCGCCGTTGCTGGCGGATGACCTCACCGGTCTCCCTCCCGCCCTCGTGATTACGGCGGAGTTCGATCCGCTCAGGGACGAGGGCGAACTGTATGCGCGCAAGTTGGCTGACGCGGGAGTGCAGGCACGTGCCACCCGCTATCGAGGTGTGCCCCATGCCTTCCTGTTCGTCCACCCCGCCCTGAGCCGCAAGTCAGACCGAGCTCGAGACGAGGCTGTGGCAGCCCTTCGAAGCGCACTGGACTAA